One segment of Methylotenera versatilis 79 DNA contains the following:
- a CDS encoding HlyC/CorC family transporter: MDNIPIPLQLGVLALLLLISGFFSVAETSLMSLNRYRLRHLVKEGNRGARLASSLLAKTDKLLGVILLCNNFANAASATLVTIITVELFGEGEWVLMFGTLAVTFAILVFSEISPKVIAAAYPEKLGIICSYILYPLLKILYPAVWFINLFVEGLLKLLRVNINFSESSQSLTMDELRSIVTDAGHFMPKKHRTILLNLFDLEKITIDDVMTAHTLVEVIDFDAPIDDILQRISNSHHTRLPAREGDNEEIIGIIHVRKVINQLRSYQQDAEISKETLREVISEPYFVPSGTPLYTQIQQFQEHQERIALVVDEYGEFKGLVTLEDILEEVIGDFTTQSPSRVGSYRQEADGSWLVDGSSALRNLNKKLSINLPLDGPRTLNGLILEHFEDIPEPGTSFRINTHTIEIMQTQDRIVKSVKIFP, from the coding sequence TTGGATAATATTCCCATTCCCTTACAGCTTGGCGTTCTAGCCTTGCTGCTGCTTATTTCTGGCTTTTTCTCTGTCGCTGAAACCAGCTTGATGTCGCTTAACCGTTATCGGTTGCGGCATTTGGTTAAAGAAGGCAACCGCGGCGCGCGTTTAGCCAGTAGTTTATTGGCTAAAACCGACAAATTGCTTGGCGTGATTTTGCTATGCAATAATTTTGCTAACGCCGCATCTGCGACACTTGTCACCATTATTACAGTTGAACTGTTTGGTGAAGGCGAATGGGTGTTGATGTTCGGCACCTTGGCTGTCACTTTCGCGATTTTAGTTTTTAGCGAGATTTCACCAAAAGTCATTGCGGCGGCATATCCAGAAAAATTAGGTATTATCTGCAGCTACATTTTATATCCGCTGTTAAAAATTCTGTATCCAGCCGTTTGGTTTATCAATCTATTTGTTGAAGGTTTGCTGAAACTATTAAGGGTGAATATCAACTTCAGCGAGAGTTCGCAATCGCTTACTATGGACGAATTACGCAGCATTGTGACGGATGCTGGGCATTTTATGCCGAAAAAACACCGCACTATTTTGCTTAACTTGTTTGATTTGGAAAAAATCACCATAGATGACGTGATGACCGCGCATACATTGGTTGAAGTCATTGATTTTGACGCGCCAATCGATGATATTCTGCAACGAATTTCAAACAGTCATCACACGCGTTTGCCCGCGCGCGAAGGCGATAATGAAGAGATTATCGGTATTATTCATGTGCGCAAAGTCATTAATCAGTTGCGCAGTTATCAGCAGGACGCAGAGATTAGCAAAGAAACCTTACGTGAAGTCATCAGCGAGCCTTATTTCGTTCCTTCTGGCACGCCGCTTTATACGCAGATTCAGCAGTTTCAAGAACATCAAGAACGGATTGCTTTGGTTGTAGATGAATATGGCGAATTCAAAGGCTTGGTGACACTGGAAGATATATTAGAAGAAGTGATTGGCGACTTCACTACGCAATCGCCTAGCCGAGTCGGTAGTTATCGCCAAGAGGCAGATGGCAGCTGGTTGGTTGATGGTAGTAGCGCGCTGCGTAATCTGAATAAAAAACTCAGTATCAATTTGCCGCTAGATGGCCCGCGCACACTTAACGGTTTAATTCTGGAACATTTTGAAGATATTCCTGAACCTGGCACCAGTTTTAGAATCAATACTCACACGATTGAAATCATGCAGACGCAAGATAGAATCGTCAAAAGCGTCAAAATATTCCCCTAA